Proteins from one Xenopus tropicalis strain Nigerian chromosome 1, UCB_Xtro_10.0, whole genome shotgun sequence genomic window:
- the LOC116406445 gene encoding sodium/glucose cotransporter 1-like, giving the protein MDTTVGPATPAPEKDKIPINNPADISVIVVYFVVVLAVGIWAMVRTSRGTVGGFFLAGRSMVWWPIGASLFASNIGSGHFVGLAGTAAAGGIVIGGFEWNALVIVVILGWVFVPIYVKAGVVTMPEYLRKRFGGDRIRIYLSVLSLLLYVFTKISADMFSGAIFIQQAMRINIYIAIVMLLAITALYTVTGGLAAVIYTDTLQTIIMLVGSFILMGFAFNKVGGYDQFMEKYMNAIPSVISYDNITVPEQCYTPRDDSFHLFRDPLTGDMPWPGLIFGLTILALWYWCTDQVIVQRCLSAKNMSHVKAGCILCGYLKLLPMFLMVFPGMISRILYTDEVACVVPSLCKKFCDTEVGCTNIAYPKMVINLMPDGLRGLMLSVMLASLMSSLTSIFNSASTLFTMDIYTKIRRTASEKELMIAGRVFILFLIGVSIAWVPILQSAQSGQLFDYMQSITSYLGPPIASVFFLAIFVKRVNEQGAFWGLIIGLLIGLSRMIAEFAFGTGSCVKPSNCPKIICGVHYLYFAIILFTATSIIVLAISFMTKPIPDKHLYRLCFALRNSTEEREDLDANDWAAEEPEEEKEEEEEKKLSCWRKSYNWFCGFDDKKPPKLSEEEKKALEQKMTDTSEKPLWRNVVNINGIILLAVAVFCHAFFA; this is encoded by the exons ATGGACACCACCGTGGGCCCGGCAACGCCTGCTCCGGAAAAGGATAAAATCCCTATCAATAATCCTGCAGACATCTCCGTTATTGTGGTGTATTTTGTTGTGGTCCTGGCAGTAGGAATATGG GCAATGGTAAGGACAAGCCGTGGCACTGTGGGAGGTTTCTTCCTGGCAGGACGCAGCATGGTGTGGTGGCCG ATTGGGGCATCTCTGTTTGCCAGTAACATTGGGAGTGGACATTTTGTGGGTCTCGCTGGGACGGCAGCTGCTGGTGGCATCGTTATTGGAGGTTTTGAATGGAAT GCTCTGGTTATTGTGGTGATCCTTGGCTGGGTCTTTGTGCCAATCTATGTGAAAGCTGGG GTGGTGACAATGCCAGAATATTTAAGGAAACGTTTTGGTGGGGACCGGATCCGGATTTATCTGTCTGTGCTCTCTCTTCTTCTTTATGTCTTCACCAAGATCTCT GCAGACATGTTCTCAGGAGCAATCTTTATCCAGCAGGCCATGAGGATCAATATATACATAGCCATTGTCATGTTGCTTGCCATCACTGCCCTGTACACAGTCACAG GGGGGCTTGCGGCTGTCATTTACACAGACACCTTACAGACCATCATCATGTTAGTGGGATCCTTCATCCTTATGGGATTTG CATTTAATAAAGTTGGAGGATATGACCAGTTTATGGAGAAGTACATGAATGCTATCCCTTCTGTGATCTCTTATGATAACATAACCGTTCCTGAGCAATGTTATACCCCACGAGATGACTCATTTCACCTTTTCCGTGACCCACTCACTGGGGACATGCCATGGCCAGGGCTCATCTTTGGTCTGACCATTCTTGCCCTGTGGTACTGGTGCACAGATCAG GTGATCGTTCAGCGATGTCTGTCAGCCAAGAACATGTCTCATGTAAAAGCTGGCTGTATTTTGTGTGGGTATCTCAAACTGCTGCCCATGTTCCTCATGGTATTTCCAGGAATGATCAGCCGTATCCTATATACAG ATGAAGTCGCTTGTGTTGTACCTTCTCTGTGTAAGAAATTCTGTGATACTGAGGTTGGATGCACAAATATTGCCTACCCGAAAATGGTGATAAACCTGATGCCGGATG GTCTCAGAGGTCTGATGCTCTCGGTGATGTTAGCATCTCTCATGAGTTCTCTCACTTCCATCTTCAATAGTGCTAGCACCCTCTTCACCATGGATATTTACACAAAGATTCGGAGGACAGCAAGCGAGAAGGAACTAATGATAGCTGGAAG GGTTTTTATCCTCTTCCTCATTGGAGTGAGCATTGCATGGGTTCCGATACTGCAGTCTGCCCAGAGTGGTCAGCTGTTTGATTACATGCAGTCCATCACAAGTTACCTGGGCCCACCTATTGCTTCTGTCTTTTTCCTTGCTATCTTTGTCAAGAGGGTGAATGAGCAG GGAGCATTCTGGGGGTTAATAATTGGACTCCTCATTGGCCTTTCAAGGATGATTGCAGAATTTGCCTTTGGAACTGGAAGTTGCGTGAAACCCAGCAACTGCCCCAAAATTATCTGCGGAGTTCACTATCTGTACTTTGCCATCATCCTGTTTACTGCAACCTCCATCATTGTCTTGGCAATATCATTCATGACCAAACCCATACCTGATAAGCAT CTCTATCGCTTGTGCTTTGCCCTGAGAAACAGCACTGAGGAGCGAGAGGATCTAGATGCAAATGACTGGGCTGCTGAGGAACCGGAAgaggaaaaggaggaggaggaag AGAAAAAGCTGAGTTGCTGGAGGAAATCTTACAACTGGTTCTGTGGATTTGATGATAAGAAGCCCCCCAAACTGAGTGAGGAAGAGAAGAAGGCCCTGGAGCAAAAGATGACGGACACTTCAGAGAAGCCCCTGTGGAGGAACGTGGTCAACATCAACGGCATCATCCTGCTGGCTGTAGCTGTGTTCTGCCATGCATTTTTCGCATAG